A window of the Dyadobacter pollutisoli genome harbors these coding sequences:
- a CDS encoding iron chaperone — MSANKPQTIDEYIAGFPKETQPVLEEIRKTIQKAAPEAEEIISYDMPTFTLGGSYLIYFAGWKKHVALYPVSGALLEELGEELSKYKGTKGSVHFPLDKPMPLDLITRIVKIRMRDEPVRSQSK; from the coding sequence ATGTCAGCAAACAAACCCCAAACGATCGACGAATACATCGCAGGTTTTCCGAAAGAAACCCAGCCAGTACTGGAAGAGATCAGAAAAACCATTCAGAAAGCGGCGCCGGAGGCGGAGGAAATCATTTCTTATGATATGCCCACATTCACGCTGGGCGGCTCCTACCTGATTTACTTCGCGGGATGGAAAAAGCACGTTGCATTATATCCGGTTTCGGGGGCGCTGCTGGAAGAGCTGGGAGAAGAACTTTCAAAATACAAGGGTACCAAAGGATCCGTACATTTTCCGCTCGACAAACCCATGCCGCTGGACCTGATCACCAGAATTGTCAAAATCAGAATGCGGGACGAACCGGTGCGCTCACAGAGCAAGTAA
- a CDS encoding LytR/AlgR family response regulator transcription factor → MQIFNCLIVDDEPIARDIIMNYCGHLPYLNVVASCGMALEAKTVMQQQKVDILFLDINMPVMDGISFLKTLKNPPQIIFTTAYKEYALDAFDLSACDYLLKPFSMERFMVAVDKAIEKLNPTPVIFQENTDPKTEDFIFIKTDGKIYKIRHDDLLYAEANGNYTKIKTVQNTLLPAMTFSNFEELVPKSMFLRVHRSFIINKSKIDHIEGNRVFINDTEIPIGSNYKELFMKQLGLS, encoded by the coding sequence ATGCAGATATTCAATTGCCTGATTGTTGACGATGAACCCATTGCGCGGGATATTATCATGAATTATTGCGGGCATTTACCGTACCTGAATGTGGTCGCTTCCTGTGGTATGGCGCTGGAAGCCAAGACAGTCATGCAGCAGCAGAAGGTTGACATACTGTTTCTGGATATTAACATGCCGGTAATGGATGGCATTTCGTTCTTGAAAACACTGAAAAACCCGCCGCAAATCATTTTCACAACCGCGTACAAGGAATACGCGCTGGATGCTTTCGACCTCTCGGCCTGTGATTACCTGCTGAAACCGTTTTCAATGGAGCGGTTTATGGTAGCCGTTGATAAGGCCATTGAAAAACTGAATCCTACTCCGGTTATTTTTCAAGAAAATACAGATCCGAAAACCGAAGATTTTATATTTATCAAAACAGACGGAAAAATCTACAAAATCCGCCACGACGACCTTCTGTATGCAGAAGCAAACGGTAACTATACCAAGATCAAAACGGTACAGAACACGCTGCTTCCTGCCATGACATTCTCCAATTTTGAAGAGCTGGTCCCGAAGTCAATGTTCCTTCGTGTCCACCGCTCTTTTATTATCAATAAATCAAAAATCGATCATATTGAGGGAAACAGGGTGTTCATTAACGACACTGAAATTCCGATTGGGAGTAATTATAAGGAGCTGTTCATGAAGCAGCTGGGTTTATCTTGA
- a CDS encoding T9SS type A sorting domain-containing protein: MKKLLLVLPFLLVSATIHAQSIGPQTINTTGGKANVGTLYLDWSVGEIAVTTIGSSEIQLSQGLLQPDAAYPFPVTLIYFTGKAVGQQNELSWATSEETNNDYFEVERSSNGINFATLGRVSGAGNHNVRKTYSMTDPSPYPHTYYRLKQVDYDGTTSYSSIIYVKQAAAQRFSLYPNPTGGTLNLAIKEGATSLHIVIYDFNGREMLQKTYFPASVMSIDIHHLIKGKYIMKVERGPEEVWSAPFLKL; this comes from the coding sequence ATGAAAAAACTTCTCCTCGTCTTACCTTTTTTGCTGGTGAGCGCCACTATACATGCACAAAGCATTGGCCCACAAACAATTAATACAACCGGTGGCAAGGCTAATGTCGGTACGCTATACCTGGACTGGAGTGTCGGGGAGATAGCAGTGACAACCATTGGATCTTCTGAAATACAGCTTTCTCAAGGTCTGCTGCAACCCGATGCGGCGTATCCATTCCCTGTGACGCTGATCTATTTTACGGGAAAAGCTGTCGGCCAGCAGAATGAGTTAAGCTGGGCAACTTCGGAGGAAACCAATAATGATTACTTTGAAGTGGAACGTTCATCGAACGGGATCAATTTTGCAACGCTCGGCCGGGTCAGTGGAGCGGGTAACCACAATGTCAGAAAAACATATAGCATGACCGACCCTTCCCCCTATCCACACACTTATTATCGTCTCAAACAGGTTGACTATGATGGTACGACTAGTTATTCATCTATTATTTACGTTAAACAGGCTGCTGCTCAGAGGTTTTCATTGTATCCCAATCCAACAGGTGGTACGCTCAATCTGGCAATTAAAGAGGGCGCTACGTCGCTACATATTGTCATTTACGACTTTAATGGTAGGGAAATGTTACAAAAAACATATTTCCCCGCAAGTGTAATGTCCATCGACATTCACCATTTAATCAAAGGTAAATACATCATGAAAGTAGAGCGTGGCCCGGAAGAAGTCTGGTCTGCACCGTTCCTGAAATTGTAA
- a CDS encoding TonB-dependent receptor, with translation MKSSNILNPAASLRDSQRTVKKYPFYLSSDLCQQRWFFLNLKCQTIDYTLRISAVGHKDISQVLSVKAGTHPDLNQKLNRTVGVKVREEGGMGSDFNLSINGLAGKAIKFFIDGVPMKVMASATLNNIPVNLAERMEVYKGVVPRLLVQVKSFGIFLNRSLNS, from the coding sequence GTGAAAAGTTCAAATATATTAAATCCCGCCGCCTCACTCAGAGATTCACAACGAACGGTCAAAAAATACCCATTTTATTTATCCAGCGACCTTTGCCAACAACGATGGTTTTTTCTCAATCTCAAATGTCAAACCATTGATTACACATTACGAATATCAGCTGTCGGACACAAGGACATTTCGCAGGTTTTATCCGTGAAAGCCGGGACTCACCCCGATCTGAACCAGAAACTCAACCGGACTGTCGGCGTGAAAGTCCGTGAGGAAGGCGGAATGGGCTCGGATTTCAACCTTTCGATCAATGGTCTGGCGGGAAAAGCGATTAAATTTTTCATCGACGGCGTACCTATGAAAGTAATGGCCAGCGCCACATTGAACAACATTCCGGTCAATCTGGCCGAACGGATGGAGGTCTACAAAGGCGTCGTCCCCCGATTGCTCGTCCAGGTCAAATCCTTCGGAATATTCTTGAACAGAAGCCTTAACTCTTAA
- a CDS encoding Rpn family recombination-promoting nuclease/putative transposase: MQEYTIGRFIDPFTDFGFKRLFGSEPHKELLIDFLNQLFLGERHIVDLVYSKNEHVGQLLEDRRAIFDLFCTGLDGEQFIIEVQRLRQQYFKDRCVYYTSSLIREQTPAGVHRWDYRLKPVYLIGLMDFTFEDSLPDQYLHKIQLTRLGTGEVFYDKLGYTFIEMPKFSKTESELVTELDNWFFLLKNLSKLDKIPVFLRKPVFSKLFNIAEVCKLNKAEKMAYDASLKYKWDWANSLDYIQKEGFEKGVQEGMEKGIEQGIAEGKLEEKMTVARSMKKKGLSNSLIAELLELSVDEVERLEA; this comes from the coding sequence ATGCAGGAATATACCATTGGCAGGTTTATCGATCCTTTCACGGATTTTGGGTTTAAGAGGTTATTCGGTTCAGAGCCGCATAAAGAGTTATTGATTGATTTTCTCAATCAGCTTTTTCTAGGGGAAAGGCATATCGTCGACCTGGTTTATAGTAAAAATGAACATGTTGGTCAACTTCTCGAAGATAGAAGGGCCATATTTGATCTGTTCTGCACAGGGCTCGACGGCGAGCAATTCATTATTGAAGTACAGCGACTGAGGCAGCAATATTTTAAAGACAGATGTGTGTATTATACATCGTCGTTGATAAGGGAGCAGACTCCGGCGGGAGTACATCGTTGGGACTACCGATTGAAACCGGTTTATTTGATCGGTTTAATGGATTTCACATTCGAAGATTCCCTGCCGGATCAATATTTACACAAAATACAACTGACAAGATTGGGCACCGGCGAAGTATTTTATGACAAGCTGGGATACACCTTTATTGAGATGCCCAAGTTTAGCAAAACTGAGTCAGAGCTCGTTACGGAACTGGACAATTGGTTCTTTTTGTTAAAAAACCTGAGCAAATTGGATAAAATTCCTGTATTTTTGAGAAAGCCTGTTTTTAGTAAATTGTTTAATATCGCAGAAGTTTGTAAGCTAAACAAAGCAGAAAAAATGGCATACGACGCAAGTTTGAAATATAAATGGGATTGGGCTAACTCGTTGGATTATATCCAGAAAGAGGGTTTTGAGAAAGGCGTGCAGGAGGGAATGGAAAAGGGAATCGAGCAAGGAATCGCTGAGGGTAAATTGGAAGAAAAAATGACAGTTGCCCGCAGTATGAAAAAGAAAGGGCTGAGTAATTCCCTGATTGCAGAACTTCTGGAACTTTCTGTAGACGAAGTTGAAAGACTAGAAGCCTAA
- a CDS encoding arylsulfatase, with protein MHRTKLFSCLLIASITVSGLLAWKSRDIQRENRAEPKRPNIIVILADDMGYSDLGCYGGEIKTPNIDYLAQNGLRYRQFYNTSRCCPTRASLLTGLYNQQAGIGKMTEAENQPGYQGHLTENTVTLAEVLKTAGYQTAMTGKWHVSNTFTQKDPQEQLAWLNHHKDFGPFSPINQYPTSRGFDKFFGTIWGVVDFFDPFSLVNGTEPVKTVPADYYHSDAINDTTVSYIKEFSKSNKPFFIYVAQNAPHWPLMAKPKDIEKYKDTYKVGWDVIRQARYKKMVQLGLIDPAKTKLSDNAKGAIKWEDNPTKEWDAAAMAVHAAMIDNMDQGIGRVINTLKQTGELDNTLILFLTDNGASPENCANYGPGFDRPNETRDGRKIVYAIQKQVMPGPQTSYASIGQRWAGVANTPFRYWKAESFEGGINSPLIAFWPKGITAEKGSYSDQPGHVMDLMRTFCEIGGAAYPSTFQGKQITPTMGTSLVPSFNGKKGGGHKELFNEHFGARYARSGNWKLVSPAADSTWHLYDLAVDRTETNDLAAKHPEKVKQLSALWQNWAVTHQVFPKPQRQALK; from the coding sequence ATGCACAGAACTAAACTTTTTTCTTGCCTGCTGATTGCATCGATAACTGTTTCCGGTCTGTTGGCCTGGAAGAGCCGTGATATTCAAAGAGAAAATCGCGCTGAACCCAAACGCCCCAATATCATCGTGATCCTGGCCGACGACATGGGCTACTCTGACCTGGGTTGCTATGGTGGCGAGATCAAAACGCCGAATATTGATTATCTGGCTCAAAATGGCCTTCGGTACAGGCAGTTTTACAATACATCACGGTGCTGCCCTACCCGCGCATCTTTGCTGACTGGCCTGTACAACCAGCAAGCAGGCATTGGAAAAATGACCGAGGCAGAAAACCAACCGGGTTACCAGGGACATTTGACTGAAAATACGGTGACATTGGCAGAGGTTTTGAAAACAGCAGGTTACCAAACGGCCATGACCGGCAAATGGCACGTATCGAATACATTTACCCAGAAAGACCCACAGGAACAACTGGCCTGGCTCAACCATCATAAGGATTTTGGACCATTTTCGCCAATAAACCAGTATCCCACCAGCCGGGGGTTTGATAAGTTTTTCGGAACGATATGGGGTGTTGTAGACTTTTTTGATCCATTCAGTTTGGTCAACGGAACAGAGCCAGTGAAAACGGTACCAGCTGACTACTACCATTCCGACGCGATCAATGACACGACGGTTTCATACATCAAAGAATTTTCAAAGTCGAACAAGCCGTTCTTCATTTATGTTGCTCAAAATGCCCCACACTGGCCGCTGATGGCCAAACCAAAAGATATTGAGAAATACAAGGACACCTACAAAGTTGGCTGGGATGTGATCCGGCAAGCACGCTACAAAAAAATGGTACAGCTTGGACTGATCGATCCGGCGAAGACTAAATTGTCGGATAATGCAAAGGGCGCTATCAAATGGGAAGACAATCCGACCAAAGAATGGGACGCTGCGGCGATGGCTGTACATGCAGCCATGATCGACAACATGGACCAGGGTATCGGACGCGTGATCAACACATTGAAACAAACCGGTGAGCTGGACAACACACTCATTCTTTTCCTGACAGACAATGGCGCAAGTCCAGAAAATTGTGCGAATTACGGTCCCGGTTTTGATCGTCCAAACGAAACACGGGATGGCAGGAAGATCGTTTACGCAATACAAAAACAGGTTATGCCGGGTCCACAGACATCTTATGCGTCCATTGGCCAGCGCTGGGCGGGTGTGGCCAACACGCCATTCCGTTACTGGAAAGCGGAATCGTTTGAAGGCGGCATTAATTCCCCGCTGATTGCTTTCTGGCCCAAAGGCATTACTGCAGAAAAAGGCAGTTACAGCGACCAGCCAGGACACGTAATGGATCTCATGCGTACTTTTTGTGAAATCGGCGGTGCTGCTTATCCGTCTACTTTCCAAGGAAAACAGATCACGCCAACAATGGGAACAAGCCTGGTCCCTTCATTTAATGGCAAAAAAGGCGGTGGTCACAAAGAATTGTTCAATGAACATTTTGGTGCCAGGTATGCAAGAAGTGGCAACTGGAAACTCGTTTCGCCCGCTGCGGATTCCACATGGCACCTGTACGACCTTGCCGTCGACCGGACTGAGACAAACGACCTTGCTGCCAAACATCCGGAGAAGGTAAAGCAACTGTCTGCATTATGGCAAAACTGGGCAGTAACGCACCAGGTATTTCCAAAGCCGCAGAGGCAGGCGCTCAAGTGA